The Paenibacillus sp. RUD330 genome has a segment encoding these proteins:
- a CDS encoding uracil-DNA glycosylase, whose protein sequence is MAGYFSNDWDGLLQEEMSLPYYKKLRSKLAEEYRSETVYPDPHDIFNSLHYTSLEEVKVVILGQDPYHGPGQAHGLSFSVQPGVRIPPSLKNIYKELHEDVGCPVPESGDLRGWAGQGVLLLNNVLTVRRGQAASHQGLGWERFTDRIVRLIGERERPAVFMLWGRHAQEKASFLDGSRHLLIASPHPSPFSAHRGFLGSRPFSRANEFLLQNGMTPIDWCRTASLDADDPSDGRAAAALGASGSERKAEASGRGRAQDGR, encoded by the coding sequence ATGGCCGGATATTTCAGCAACGATTGGGACGGACTGCTGCAGGAGGAGATGTCTCTTCCCTATTATAAGAAGCTTCGCAGCAAGCTGGCGGAAGAATACCGCTCGGAAACCGTGTACCCGGACCCGCACGATATTTTCAACTCGCTTCATTATACTTCCCTGGAGGAGGTCAAGGTGGTCATTCTTGGCCAGGATCCCTATCATGGTCCCGGACAGGCTCACGGCCTCAGCTTCTCGGTCCAGCCGGGAGTCCGCATTCCGCCTTCCTTGAAAAACATCTACAAGGAGCTGCACGAGGATGTCGGCTGTCCCGTGCCGGAATCCGGCGATCTTCGGGGCTGGGCGGGCCAGGGAGTGCTGCTGCTGAACAACGTATTGACCGTCCGGCGCGGACAAGCCGCATCGCATCAGGGGCTCGGATGGGAAAGGTTCACCGACCGCATCGTCCGCCTGATCGGAGAGAGGGAGCGTCCGGCCGTCTTCATGCTGTGGGGCAGGCACGCCCAGGAGAAAGCTTCCTTCCTGGACGGAAGCCGTCATCTGCTGATCGCTTCCCCGCATCCGAGCCCGTTTTCGGCGCACAGGGGGTTCCTGGGCAGCCGGCCTTTCTCGAGGGCGAACGAATTCCTGCTTCAAAACGGCATGACGCCGATCGACTGGTGCCGGACAGCTTCCCTGGATGCTGACGATCCCAGCGACGGGAGGGCTGCGGCAGCGCTTGGCGCCTCCGGCTCGGAGCGCAAGGCAGAGGCTTCAGGGCGAGGGAGAGCGCAGGATGGCCGTTAA
- a CDS encoding S-layer homology domain-containing protein, giving the protein MVSAFTDIDNDPHAAAIRQLEQSGIVGGSGSGQFKPQEKLSYAEGVSLVVKAFEFNLDRLRFIREPLASQYFPGMNDKAWYASPFLAAAANGVQFPKDMSPGASVTREQFADLVAQGIHHSGDYAFTQQAVVFKDENAVAEPYRASVQMLLKLGIAKLDEGKEFKPKTAVTRSEAAAWINGGVTFVDKMNGDNGSVQNPAPSASPLQELALTASKLSDKVQEVKVTAQAPNPGYGLVIAGIEFSGTKAILSVEVVPPKPGQMNPQVMTEISAVTYIGSSYTPELRQTQDEGGIAARPFKGGILPGKNAR; this is encoded by the coding sequence ATGGTGTCGGCCTTCACCGATATCGACAACGACCCCCATGCGGCGGCGATTCGGCAGCTGGAGCAATCCGGCATTGTCGGAGGATCGGGCAGCGGACAGTTCAAGCCGCAGGAGAAGCTCAGCTACGCCGAGGGAGTGTCGCTCGTCGTCAAGGCTTTCGAGTTCAATCTGGACAGGCTTCGCTTCATCCGCGAGCCGCTGGCCAGCCAGTATTTCCCCGGCATGAACGATAAGGCCTGGTACGCCTCCCCGTTTCTGGCCGCAGCCGCGAACGGCGTCCAGTTTCCCAAGGACATGAGCCCGGGCGCATCCGTGACGCGCGAGCAGTTCGCCGATCTGGTCGCCCAAGGCATCCATCATTCGGGCGACTATGCCTTTACCCAGCAGGCGGTTGTGTTCAAGGACGAAAACGCGGTAGCCGAGCCTTACCGGGCAAGCGTGCAGATGCTTCTCAAGCTAGGCATCGCCAAGCTGGATGAAGGCAAGGAATTCAAGCCGAAAACGGCCGTAACTCGAAGCGAGGCGGCCGCATGGATCAATGGAGGGGTGACTTTCGTGGACAAAATGAATGGAGACAATGGAAGCGTGCAGAACCCTGCGCCTTCGGCATCGCCACTGCAGGAGCTGGCCTTGACGGCCAGCAAGCTGAGCGACAAGGTGCAGGAGGTGAAGGTTACGGCGCAGGCGCCCAATCCGGGTTACGGCCTCGTCATTGCCGGCATCGAATTTTCGGGCACCAAAGCGATCCTCTCCGTGGAGGTCGTCCCGCCGAAGCCGGGGCAGATGAATCCGCAGGTCATGACCGAGATATCGGCGGTCACGTACATCGGCTCCTCCTACACGCCGGAGCTTCGGCAGACGCAGGATGAAGGCGGCATAGCGGCCCGTCCGTTCAAGGGAGGAATCCTTCCTGGGAAAAATGCGCGTTGA
- a CDS encoding phosphate ABC transporter substrate-binding protein, translating into MKWYGKLTTLTLAATLLLGAVGGGAATAAASKLSGKIVVNGSSALLPLTLQASNEFKKLNPKVRISASAAGSVTGPQAVRKGIADIGACDWDASTDVPGFSKFDGQVANKVAVIPFAAIANKSAGVSGLTTKQLQDIFSGKVKNWKDVGGKDADIVVVNRAFGSGTRVNFQMKALQGTDFITKGDNYKEVKSSGDMKTAIETTPNSIGYIDLVYVTDKMTALKIDNVAPTTDNVINGSYKVWSYGYFMTKGQPTGATKAFIEYIQSAKFQNGSLKKLKFIPLTAMK; encoded by the coding sequence ATGAAATGGTACGGAAAACTTACGACTCTTACACTCGCGGCAACACTTCTGCTGGGTGCGGTAGGCGGCGGCGCGGCTACGGCCGCAGCCTCCAAGCTGAGCGGCAAAATCGTCGTGAACGGATCCTCCGCCCTGCTTCCGCTGACGCTTCAGGCGTCCAATGAATTCAAGAAGCTGAATCCGAAGGTGCGCATCTCCGCATCGGCTGCCGGCTCCGTAACGGGTCCTCAAGCCGTGCGCAAAGGCATCGCCGACATCGGCGCCTGCGACTGGGACGCTTCCACGGACGTGCCGGGCTTCAGCAAATTCGACGGCCAGGTAGCGAACAAGGTAGCGGTCATTCCTTTCGCAGCGATCGCCAATAAAAGCGCAGGCGTAAGCGGCCTGACGACCAAGCAGCTGCAGGACATCTTCTCCGGCAAAGTGAAGAACTGGAAAGACGTAGGCGGCAAGGATGCCGACATCGTCGTCGTCAACCGCGCCTTCGGTTCCGGCACGCGCGTCAACTTCCAGATGAAAGCTCTGCAAGGCACGGACTTCATCACCAAAGGCGACAACTACAAGGAAGTCAAATCGAGCGGCGACATGAAAACCGCCATCGAAACGACTCCCAACTCCATCGGATACATCGACCTTGTGTATGTGACGGACAAAATGACGGCTCTGAAAATCGACAACGTCGCTCCTACGACCGACAACGTCATCAACGGAAGCTACAAAGTATGGAGCTACGGCTACTTCATGACCAAAGGCCAGCCTACAGGCGCCACGAAAGCATTCATCGAGTACATCCAAAGCGCGAAGTTCCAGAACGGCTCGCTGAAAAAGCTTAAATTCATTCCGCTTACGGCAATGAAATAA
- a CDS encoding DMT family transporter — protein MGIQIGRMYLFFAFALAGTSVVTARLLSASLGMFTISSASLAILLAGLLPFYARPALRTIRSMHRQDWRAVWLQAVFGIFGFRMFLLLGLTLTSAGEAGILTGAAPALTACLAYFVLREPLTAKAGLGVGCTAAGIALLQGMGLGSHGFPLAHLAGNLLILCAVACESVFNVLSRKSRSNDGSPGAMADAHPMVQTLLVGAAALALCALPALLEHPVRSLGVIGLREWLALAWYGLAITALSYGCFYAGIKRCDAYTTAAYAGWMPLTSLLLSMLLLGEKPPLVQWLGGALVIGGMLLIGSRAARAAESKDPIVQQL, from the coding sequence GTGGGCATTCAAATCGGTAGAATGTATTTGTTTTTCGCTTTTGCCTTGGCGGGCACATCCGTCGTCACCGCCCGGCTGCTGTCGGCTTCGCTCGGCATGTTCACCATCTCCTCGGCGAGCCTGGCCATTTTGCTCGCAGGATTGTTGCCTTTTTATGCCCGGCCGGCTCTAAGGACGATTCGATCCATGCACAGGCAGGATTGGAGGGCGGTCTGGCTCCAGGCGGTATTCGGCATTTTCGGGTTTCGCATGTTTCTGCTGCTGGGCCTGACGTTGACAAGCGCCGGCGAAGCAGGGATTTTGACCGGTGCCGCTCCGGCTCTGACCGCATGCCTCGCTTATTTCGTCCTCCGGGAACCGCTGACGGCCAAGGCCGGACTTGGAGTCGGCTGCACTGCGGCAGGAATTGCGCTGCTGCAGGGAATGGGCTTGGGAAGCCACGGCTTTCCCTTGGCCCATTTGGCCGGCAACCTGCTCATCCTCTGCGCCGTCGCCTGCGAATCCGTCTTCAATGTGCTGTCCCGCAAATCCCGCTCGAATGATGGCTCGCCCGGAGCGATGGCAGACGCTCATCCCATGGTTCAGACGCTGCTGGTCGGCGCCGCCGCGCTGGCCTTGTGCGCGCTCCCCGCCCTGCTGGAGCATCCGGTGCGGTCGCTCGGCGTGATCGGGCTTCGGGAATGGCTGGCGCTCGCCTGGTATGGACTGGCCATAACCGCTTTGTCCTACGGCTGCTTCTATGCAGGCATCAAGCGCTGCGACGCATACACCACCGCTGCTTATGCCGGCTGGATGCCTCTGACGTCCCTGCTCCTGTCCATGCTTCTATTGGGCGAGAAGCCGCCGCTCGTCCAGTGGCTGGGCGGGGCGCTTGTCATCGGAGGCATGCTGCTGATCGGAAGCAGGGCTGCCCGAGCCGCGGAGAGCAAGGACCCGATTGTCCAGCAGCTGTAA
- the pstC gene encoding phosphate ABC transporter permease subunit PstC has translation MSKSISAPARQQSGGVPAGIGRRLRLRLAHRSFRILCAAAAVLVSGVLLTMLFFMFRTGVLTFQSVSLREFFLSAEWEPENDKYGALVFIAGTFMVTALTLAIAVPISILAALFLAELAPSRLARVIRPILDLLVGIPSVVYGYMGLTLLIPALRTVTGSNLGDGVLAASLVLAIMILPTITRISDDAIRTVPRKYIQGSYALGATRFQTVTGVILPAASRGIVQACILGMARAIGETMAVVMVIGNTPQLADSLLKPTSVLTSNIVMQMPNVPFDSTWNNALYMMGFLLLAISLLMIAVVRLLQKKGEN, from the coding sequence ATGAGCAAATCCATTTCCGCACCCGCCCGGCAGCAATCCGGCGGAGTGCCTGCAGGCATCGGACGCAGGCTGCGCCTGCGACTTGCCCATCGCTCCTTCCGCATTCTGTGCGCGGCAGCGGCTGTACTCGTGAGCGGCGTCCTGCTGACGATGCTCTTCTTCATGTTCCGCACTGGCGTGCTTACCTTCCAAAGCGTCTCCTTGCGGGAGTTTTTCCTGTCCGCCGAGTGGGAGCCTGAGAACGACAAGTACGGAGCGCTCGTCTTTATCGCGGGCACCTTCATGGTCACCGCCCTTACGCTGGCGATTGCGGTGCCGATATCGATACTGGCGGCATTGTTCCTTGCCGAGCTCGCTCCGTCCAGACTGGCCCGGGTAATCCGTCCGATCCTGGATCTGCTTGTCGGCATACCGTCGGTCGTCTACGGATACATGGGGCTTACGCTGCTCATTCCGGCGCTGCGCACCGTGACGGGCAGCAATCTCGGGGATGGGGTGCTGGCGGCGTCGCTGGTGCTGGCCATCATGATCCTGCCGACCATAACCCGCATCAGCGACGATGCGATCCGCACCGTTCCCCGCAAATATATCCAGGGCTCGTACGCACTGGGAGCGACCCGCTTCCAGACCGTGACCGGCGTCATCCTGCCGGCGGCGAGCCGCGGCATCGTCCAGGCGTGCATTCTCGGCATGGCTCGCGCCATCGGCGAGACGATGGCCGTCGTCATGGTCATCGGCAACACGCCGCAGCTGGCCGACAGCCTGCTGAAGCCGACATCGGTGCTGACGAGCAACATCGTCATGCAGATGCCGAACGTGCCCTTCGATTCGACCTGGAACAACGCCCTCTACATGATGGGCTTCCTGCTGCTGGCGATCTCGCTGCTGATGATCGCGGTCGTGCGCCTGCTTCAGAAGAAAGGGGAGAATTAG
- a CDS encoding VanZ family protein, with product MDFFIFLLGSVYILGRPKPKPLPCRQHLQYGNCFMGGLLDMIPKRTRAAAVLVWALVLLVFTGTENLNNLLLHKQLVFVFNPEPDFAEFFNWTDVTRIHHVWVIVKLGHFIGFAILDLLVFNWLRNRPASLLISILFALATEILQLYLNRDGRLYDVLIDSFGALTAGLVSHALFRLQPISAPTKKQ from the coding sequence ATGGATTTTTTTATTTTTCTTTTAGGGAGCGTTTACATCCTCGGTCGACCGAAACCAAAGCCCCTTCCCTGTCGTCAGCATTTACAATATGGAAATTGTTTCATGGGAGGCTTGCTCGATATGATTCCGAAACGCACAAGGGCGGCCGCTGTCCTTGTTTGGGCTCTCGTGCTGCTGGTCTTTACCGGCACCGAAAACCTCAACAACCTGCTCCTGCACAAGCAGCTCGTCTTTGTTTTCAATCCCGAGCCGGATTTCGCCGAATTTTTCAACTGGACTGACGTCACCCGCATTCATCATGTCTGGGTCATCGTCAAGCTGGGCCATTTCATCGGCTTTGCCATTCTTGATCTGCTGGTCTTCAACTGGCTGCGCAATCGGCCCGCCTCGCTGCTGATTTCCATCTTGTTCGCCCTGGCGACTGAAATCCTGCAGCTTTATCTGAACCGAGACGGCCGCCTTTACGATGTGCTCATTGATTCCTTTGGAGCCCTGACAGCCGGCCTCGTCTCCCACGCTCTTTTCCGTCTGCAACCGATCTCTGCACCAACAAAAAAGCAATAG
- the pstA gene encoding phosphate ABC transporter permease PstA gives MSMAATGMSDRRQVRRKRRSDRMFTALVWAVGIGCTLFTLALIGMILEKGMPGLSWNFIFGLPSEIDAGGGIGPALFNSFYILILSLAISIPLGLAAGIYLAEFAPDNKLIGFVRICVEGLASVPSLIFGLFGIALFVEGMEIGLTILGGAISLALLNLPLLTRVTEEAMRSVPPEYKQGSLALGATHTQTIFKVCLPVALNGIMTGICLTAGRAFGESAVIVLVAGVSTSGIMWDFDPLSPGATLAVHLWYVQSEAIVPDAAEIASKSAAVLLIVVLLINMALRIPLWLVDRKKQA, from the coding sequence ATGAGCATGGCCGCAACTGGAATGTCGGACCGCAGGCAGGTCAGGCGCAAGCGCAGATCGGACCGGATGTTCACCGCTCTCGTGTGGGCGGTCGGCATCGGCTGCACGCTGTTTACGCTTGCTCTGATCGGGATGATCCTGGAAAAGGGCATGCCCGGTCTCAGCTGGAACTTCATCTTCGGGCTGCCGAGCGAGATCGATGCCGGAGGCGGAATCGGACCGGCACTGTTCAACTCCTTCTATATTCTGATCCTGTCGCTCGCCATCTCCATCCCGCTCGGGCTGGCGGCTGGCATCTATCTGGCCGAGTTCGCTCCGGACAACAAGCTGATCGGATTCGTGCGGATCTGCGTGGAGGGGCTTGCCTCCGTGCCTTCGCTCATTTTCGGGCTGTTCGGCATCGCTCTGTTCGTCGAGGGCATGGAAATCGGCCTGACCATCCTTGGCGGAGCGATCAGCCTGGCGCTGCTCAATCTGCCGCTCCTGACGAGGGTGACGGAAGAGGCGATGCGCTCCGTTCCGCCGGAATACAAGCAGGGCTCGCTCGCACTCGGGGCGACGCATACCCAGACGATCTTCAAGGTATGCCTTCCGGTCGCTCTGAACGGCATCATGACCGGCATTTGCCTGACGGCCGGCAGGGCATTCGGCGAAAGCGCCGTGATCGTCCTCGTGGCGGGCGTATCGACCTCCGGCATCATGTGGGATTTCGATCCATTGTCTCCCGGAGCGACACTTGCGGTGCATCTGTGGTATGTGCAGTCGGAGGCTATCGTTCCGGATGCGGCCGAGATCGCAAGCAAGTCTGCCGCCGTCCTGCTCATCGTGGTGCTGCTCATCAACATGGCGCTGAGAATTCCGCTGTGGCTGGTCGACAGGAAAAAACAGGCTTGA
- a CDS encoding MFS transporter: MLESKSHPEPDTDQTIDKHALLFGLISVFLCGLGFSIITPVVPFLVQPYTSSPAEQAVAVTLLTSVYAFCVFFAAPALGALSDRYGRRPLLLACLLGSAIGYFVFGLGGALWILFAGRIIEGVTGGSISTIFAYFADIIPPEQRTKYFGWVSAVVGAGTVIGPTLGGLLAKFGYSVPMYFGALITVLNVGYGFFFMPESLGKKKRLNRIALARLNPFTQLASLLSMKNLNRLLVSAFLLWIPNGSLQAVFSQFTLDAFNWKPVLIGLMFSIMGVQDIVSQGFIMPKLLKKCSDKQIAVLGMVSEIIGYGLIAASALFSFYPLLIAGMFIFGFGDSIFGPSFNGMLSKSVDASEQGRIQGGSQSIQALARMIGPILGGRIYISLGHAAPALMGMILIAAAIPVLYKRTHASV, translated from the coding sequence GTGTTGGAATCCAAATCACATCCCGAACCGGACACCGACCAAACGATAGATAAACATGCCTTGTTATTCGGTCTCATCTCTGTGTTTCTTTGCGGACTCGGCTTCAGCATCATCACACCTGTCGTGCCGTTTTTAGTTCAGCCGTACACAAGCAGTCCGGCAGAGCAAGCGGTCGCTGTTACGCTTCTGACCTCTGTATATGCGTTCTGCGTATTTTTTGCAGCTCCCGCACTTGGAGCGTTGAGCGACAGATATGGACGTCGTCCACTGCTTCTGGCCTGCCTTTTGGGTTCGGCAATCGGGTACTTCGTTTTCGGCCTGGGAGGAGCTTTATGGATCCTGTTTGCCGGGCGCATCATCGAAGGCGTGACAGGCGGAAGCATCAGCACGATCTTCGCCTATTTTGCCGACATCATTCCTCCTGAGCAGCGAACCAAATACTTTGGATGGGTGAGTGCGGTTGTCGGGGCGGGAACCGTCATCGGGCCGACTTTGGGCGGATTGCTCGCCAAGTTCGGTTATTCCGTGCCCATGTACTTTGGAGCCCTGATCACGGTACTGAACGTCGGGTACGGGTTCTTTTTCATGCCCGAAAGCCTTGGCAAGAAGAAGAGGCTGAACAGGATCGCCTTGGCAAGACTGAATCCATTCACGCAGCTTGCAAGCCTGCTTTCCATGAAAAACTTGAACAGGCTGCTGGTCTCCGCCTTTTTGCTATGGATACCGAACGGATCCTTGCAGGCCGTCTTTTCCCAATTCACGCTGGATGCGTTCAACTGGAAGCCTGTATTAATCGGACTCATGTTCTCCATCATGGGCGTCCAGGACATTGTATCGCAAGGGTTCATCATGCCGAAGCTATTGAAGAAATGCAGCGATAAGCAGATAGCGGTTCTGGGGATGGTCTCGGAGATAATCGGTTATGGTCTAATCGCTGCATCCGCTTTGTTCTCGTTCTATCCTCTTTTAATCGCCGGCATGTTCATCTTCGGCTTTGGGGATTCGATCTTCGGACCTTCCTTCAATGGGATGCTCTCCAAGTCGGTCGATGCCAGCGAACAAGGCAGGATCCAAGGAGGCAGCCAATCGATCCAGGCTTTGGCCCGAATGATCGGGCCTATCCTCGGAGGCCGGATCTATATATCGCTTGGCCATGCCGCGCCCGCTCTCATGGGCATGATCCTTATCGCAGCGGCGATACCGGTTCTGTACAAGAGAACGCATGCAAGCGTGTAA
- a CDS encoding L,D-transpeptidase, with protein MASYRIIVDLSDRALYLLDGDTVVRQYPIAVGKVLTSTPEGEYRIINKQENPGGPFGVLWMGLSRPHYGIHGTNDPSSIGKAVSHGCIRMHNEDVLALSAMAPVGTRVTIRS; from the coding sequence ATGGCCAGCTACCGCATCATCGTGGACCTGTCCGACCGGGCCTTGTATCTGCTCGACGGGGATACCGTCGTCCGCCAATACCCCATCGCCGTCGGCAAGGTGCTCACCTCCACTCCCGAGGGGGAATACCGGATCATCAACAAGCAGGAAAACCCCGGCGGTCCGTTCGGGGTGCTCTGGATGGGGCTGTCCCGGCCGCACTACGGCATCCACGGCACGAACGATCCCTCCTCCATCGGTAAAGCCGTGTCCCACGGCTGCATCCGGATGCACAATGAGGATGTGCTCGCCCTGTCCGCGATGGCGCCTGTCGGGACGCGCGTGACGATCCGTTCCTGA
- a CDS encoding aspartyl-phosphate phosphatase Spo0E family protein: MSNKHEIMRNIEILREILNKSAMGKSGYNLELSQRLDELIVSYYKAG, from the coding sequence ATGTCGAATAAACATGAAATTATGAGAAATATCGAAATATTGAGAGAAATTCTGAACAAATCGGCCATGGGAAAATCCGGATACAATCTGGAGCTTAGCCAACGCCTGGATGAATTGATCGTTTCCTATTACAAAGCCGGGTAA
- a CDS encoding PLP-dependent aminotransferase family protein has protein sequence MWGIQLHSGQEVAMSRQLFLALKDRILKGEILQGEELPSTREMAKLLGVSRNTVTEGYDMLLAEGFVVSRPGAATRVADGLRLSPSAAGLSSGNPQAEGGGFQPAALPLQADFKTGQPDLSRFPWTAWNQLLRQAAEGMTPELLGYSGPKGHEPLCTEIAAWMHRSRGVKVDPRHIFITAGTTQALHILADLLHKEGCSFVVENPSHPSTSTIIADKGYPCRWLKADGAGADVDSLDGERVSAVCVTPSHQFPLGGILPASRRAALIRMAEEHGFYIVEDDYDSEFRYSGAPVSPICSMDGSRTIYAGTFSKTLFPALRIGYVILPEPLHEEWSRRRTFAGVQNPMLEQAALAEFLRSRRMDRHMRRMRREYGEKRRLLLSAIDKVFGSGASCQGDASGLHLVLEVAGLECGRTFAAECLEAGVRAHPLIDYCHDGEDGEDGFRNKLLLGYGHLDPARIEEQVRFLHAFLARRMSGQGRDFSMASR, from the coding sequence ATGTGGGGAATCCAGCTGCATTCGGGTCAAGAGGTGGCGATGTCCAGACAGCTGTTCCTGGCGCTAAAGGATCGAATTCTGAAGGGAGAGATACTGCAAGGGGAGGAGCTGCCCTCGACGAGGGAAATGGCGAAGCTTCTCGGCGTATCCCGCAATACGGTGACCGAAGGGTATGATATGCTTCTCGCCGAAGGCTTCGTCGTGAGCCGTCCCGGAGCTGCCACGCGAGTGGCGGACGGGCTGAGGCTGAGCCCGTCCGCTGCCGGCCTTTCATCCGGCAATCCGCAGGCCGAGGGTGGCGGATTTCAGCCTGCGGCCCTGCCGCTCCAGGCCGACTTCAAAACCGGCCAGCCGGATCTGTCCCGATTTCCTTGGACGGCATGGAACCAGCTGCTCCGGCAGGCCGCGGAAGGCATGACGCCGGAGCTGCTCGGCTACAGCGGGCCGAAGGGGCATGAGCCGCTCTGTACGGAGATTGCCGCCTGGATGCACCGCAGCAGGGGGGTGAAGGTGGATCCCCGTCATATTTTCATCACGGCGGGAACGACTCAGGCGCTTCATATTCTGGCGGATCTGCTTCATAAGGAAGGCTGCAGCTTCGTCGTGGAGAATCCGTCCCATCCATCCACTTCTACGATCATTGCGGATAAGGGATATCCTTGCCGCTGGCTGAAGGCGGACGGTGCGGGAGCGGATGTCGACTCTCTGGATGGAGAGCGGGTGTCGGCCGTCTGCGTGACCCCGTCGCATCAATTTCCGCTGGGAGGCATCCTGCCCGCAAGCCGCAGGGCCGCTCTGATCCGCATGGCCGAGGAGCATGGCTTCTACATCGTCGAAGACGACTACGACAGCGAGTTCCGCTATTCGGGAGCTCCTGTGAGCCCGATCTGTTCCATGGACGGCTCGAGGACGATCTATGCGGGCACATTCAGCAAAACGCTGTTTCCTGCCCTGCGGATCGGCTACGTCATCCTGCCGGAGCCTCTTCACGAGGAGTGGAGCAGGAGGCGCACCTTCGCCGGCGTCCAGAATCCCATGCTCGAGCAAGCCGCGCTGGCCGAATTTCTGCGCAGCAGAAGGATGGACAGGCATATGCGTCGGATGAGACGGGAGTACGGGGAGAAGCGCCGTCTTCTCCTGAGCGCGATCGATAAGGTTTTCGGCAGCGGCGCAAGTTGTCAGGGCGACGCCTCGGGCCTGCATCTCGTTCTGGAGGTAGCGGGATTGGAATGCGGGAGGACGTTTGCGGCGGAGTGCCTGGAGGCAGGCGTGCGGGCGCATCCTTTGATCGACTATTGCCATGACGGGGAGGATGGAGAGGACGGCTTCCGGAACAAGCTGCTGCTCGGGTACGGACATCTGGATCCGGCCCGGATCGAGGAGCAGGTGCGTTTTTTGCATGCATTTCTGGCTCGGCGGATGAGCGGGCAGGGGAGGGACTTCAGCATGGCTTCCCGTTGA
- a CDS encoding radical SAM protein: protein MAVNQGRKPSRWLNPAGGYLAGYSHTLNPYSGCSFACSYCYVRRMPVGLFRGEPWGSWVDVKQLDEAAFRREWARESAKGAVSVFFGSATDPYQPAEAERRLTRRLLELMLERPPGFVLLQTRSPLVAGDAALFGEFGDRIRVSVTIETDDEAMRRRFSPSAPPLAARWKALQALREAGVPVQAAVSPLLPHTSEFARKLAATGARIVVDDFHRGDGSGGRRSEQLGMRELYRSLGLEADYAPAAADRFYDELLSRYPGVNAHFSQEGFLP, encoded by the coding sequence ATGGCCGTTAACCAGGGGCGCAAGCCCTCGCGCTGGCTGAATCCCGCTGGCGGTTACCTCGCCGGCTACAGCCATACCTTGAATCCGTACAGCGGGTGCAGCTTCGCATGCAGCTACTGTTATGTCCGCCGCATGCCGGTCGGGCTGTTCCGCGGCGAGCCGTGGGGCAGCTGGGTGGACGTCAAGCAGCTGGACGAAGCGGCGTTCCGCCGGGAGTGGGCAAGAGAATCCGCCAAGGGAGCGGTGAGCGTCTTTTTCGGCTCGGCGACAGATCCCTATCAGCCCGCGGAGGCCGAGCGCCGTCTCACGAGGCGGCTGCTTGAGCTGATGCTTGAGCGGCCGCCCGGATTCGTGCTGCTGCAGACCCGGAGCCCTCTTGTGGCGGGAGACGCCGCTCTGTTCGGCGAATTCGGCGATAGGATCCGAGTCAGCGTGACGATCGAAACGGATGATGAGGCGATGCGGCGGCGCTTCTCTCCCTCGGCTCCGCCGCTGGCCGCGAGATGGAAGGCGCTGCAAGCCCTGCGGGAAGCCGGCGTGCCCGTACAAGCGGCCGTATCTCCGCTGCTGCCGCATACGTCCGAATTCGCGCGCAAGCTGGCCGCAACCGGCGCCAGAATCGTCGTCGACGATTTCCACCGCGGGGACGGCAGCGGCGGCCGGCGCTCGGAACAGCTCGGCATGCGGGAGCTGTACCGCAGCCTGGGGCTGGAAGCCGATTATGCGCCGGCCGCCGCGGACCGGTTCTATGACGAGCTGCTAAGCCGGTATCCCGGCGTCAACGCGCATTTTTCCCAGGAAGGATTCCTCCCTTGA
- a CDS encoding DUF2642 domain-containing protein, with protein sequence MPQHVSPQAANPIHTVFPVNPYVVEALMSVKGKCVILETTRGRIEGTVAGVKPDHVIVQLHEKMAFVRIAEIVWIMPE encoded by the coding sequence ATGCCTCAGCACGTATCCCCTCAAGCCGCAAATCCAATCCACACGGTATTTCCCGTCAATCCATACGTCGTCGAGGCGCTGATGTCCGTCAAAGGAAAATGCGTCATTCTGGAGACGACCAGAGGACGGATTGAAGGAACGGTCGCAGGCGTCAAGCCCGACCATGTCATCGTGCAGCTCCACGAAAAGATGGCTTTCGTCCGGATTGCCGAAATCGTCTGGATCATGCCGGAGTAA